In a genomic window of Punica granatum isolate Tunisia-2019 chromosome 6, ASM765513v2, whole genome shotgun sequence:
- the LOC116210223 gene encoding uncharacterized methyltransferase C3H7.11-like: MGRFGPPGPVEIDQTAAGGIRRRERCPSSVHQVRVERMRSVAPHPQLPPLLRPKTVARFLRHRRPSEPRSPLHYQKNASKYWDSFYRRHHNKFFKDRHYLEKEWDQYFCSGDGHKIVLEVGCGTGNTIFPLMASYPKLYVHACDFSPLAISLVKSHMDFRESQVNAFVCDVAEDVLCDVIPPSSVDVVTLVFMLSAVHPDKMPRILQNIRNALKPNGHVLFRDYAVGDYAQVKLENKDRMICENFYFRGDGTCSFYFTEDFLSNSLLEAGFDIVDISTYQKQIENRSRKVAMDRCWIRAVFSKNSEGGIPPAQTSLVASSL; encoded by the exons ATGGGCCGGTTCGGGCCACCCGGTCCAGTAGAAATTGACCAGACAGCCGCCGGTGGTATTCGTCGACGGGAGCGATGCCCGTCGTCAGTTCATCAAGTGCGAGTTGAGAGAATGAGATCAGTGGCTCCCCATCCTCAGCTGCCGCCGCTTCTCCGCCCGAAGACCGTCGCCCGCTTCCTCCGCCACCGCCGCCCGTCCGAGCCCCGGTCGCCGCTTCACTACCAGAAGAATGCCAGCAAGTACTGGGACAGTTTCTACCGGCGCCACCACAACAAG TTCTTCAAGGACAGGCATTACCTGGAGAAGGAATGGGACCAGTACTTCTGCTCCGGCGACGGCCACAAGATCGTTCTAGAG GTGGGCTGTGGCACCGGCAATACCATCTTCCCTCTCATGGCGTCCTACCCGAAGCTCTATGTCCATGCCTGTGATTTCTCACCTCTCGCAATTTCACTTGTGAAG TCACACATGGATTTTCGAGAAAGCCAGGTGAACGCATTTGTGTGTGATGTTGCTGAAGATGTACTCTGTGACGTGATCCCCCCTTCTTCGGTTGATGTTGTCACATTG GTTTTTATGCTGTCTGCAGTACACCCGGATAAAATGCCCCGGATATTACAGAATATCAGAAATGCGCTGAAG CCTAATGGTCACGTGCTATTCCGGGACTATGCTGTCGGAGATTATGCTCAA GTGAAATTAGAAAACAAAGACCGGATGATCTGCGAGAACTTCTATTTCCGAGGGGATGGTACT TGCTCGTTTTACTTCACGGAAGACTTCCTTTCAAACTCATTACTGGAGGCCGGTTTCGACATTGTAGATATCAGTACATATCAGAAGCAAATTGAGAACCGGTCACGGAAGGTTGCCATGGACCG GTGTTGGATTCGTGCTGTTTTCAGTAAAAATTCCGAAGGCGGCATTCCTCCTGCTCAAACTTCTTTAGTTGCCAGCAGTCTATGA
- the LOC116211000 gene encoding uncharacterized protein LOC116211000 — protein sequence MTEENYLLSTYSLLLSIHISVSTYFAFAPLLVLENHLEGCFDILIIEIIPSRTFHSSELLILFKASPGSCWKVRNQAPLSRTEIRTFCCVPHRTTWWTSICSDFRLYHVLSASVMLVLEYRFFLPIPEKHCHYFRNQFNHHQEKQTCNGAKEWNLTCSSLRLGFIMFSSFSDEMGPFLCFSVDLIFSAISLQSSTDIFTICGCNTTFINCLFPKFISMHLQSPSC from the exons ATGACTG AGGAGAATTATCTATTATCTACTTACAGTCTTCTTTTGAGTATCCATATATCTGTCTCGACTTATTTTGCATTTGCCCCCCTGCTTGTGCTGGAGAACCATCTCGAGGGCTGCTTTGATATTCTTATCATTGAAATCATCCCATCGAGGACGTTCCATTCCAGTGAACTTCTGATTCTCTTCAAG GCATCGCCGGGGAGTTGCTGGAAGGTCCGGAATCAAGCTCCACTCAGTCGCACGGAAATTCGCACCTTTTGCTGCGTG CCTCATCGAACGACCTGGTGGACCTCGATTTGCTCGGACTTCCGGTTATATCATGTTTTGAGCGCTTCAGTGATGTTGGTTCTCGAGTATCGGTTCTTTCTGCCGATTCCTGAAAAGCATTGTCATTACTTCAGAAACCAATTCAATCATCACCAGGAGAAGCAAACATGTAACGGTGCAAAAGAATGGAATTTGACCTGCTCTAGTTTACGCTTAGGATTTATCATGTTCTCAAGCTTCTCCGATGAGATGGGGCCATTCCTTTGCTTCTCAGTAGACCTCATTTTCTCAGCAATTTCATTACAGAGTTCTACGGACATATTTACAATATGTGGGTGTAACACCACTTTTATCAATTGTTTATTTCCAAAATTCATTTCTATGCATCTGCAGAGCCCTTCTTGCTGA
- the LOC116210188 gene encoding U-box domain-containing protein 35-like isoform X1: MILHDIDIPSALVDYVITHSISHLVIGHSSRNSLLRKFSASDVGKILLKSAPDSCSVYIVAKDKLQAVRHAKTASQSTCSAVSTPNSSSSDPTNTLLLGVPRSPVQTVVPDTYDVTRSSSSIGSWISMGSDSLCSGKSSDSMPLGSYNWQNTGLPMAMRPTESYISKSSHSSSSELSDFSLSLSFQSSDMSFGTSSSSGHSCAFLSSQVSGNMEAEMAKLQLEFKESLSVYNTACQDAATAAQKASDVQRMKMSQLRSSEEGRPPKENMWSTSTDIEMMKKRNSLMGNEMVPKAGHEIDGDRRYSAPAYNKNSELQRKKQGPGPSPRINVCYRRYTVDQIEEATDHFSSSQKIGEGGYGPVYKGTLDHTPVAIKALRANVSQGIKQFHQEIEVLSCMRHPNMVILVGACPEYGCLVYEYLDNGNLEDRLFCKDGTPPIPWQTRFKIAAEIATCLAFLHHTKPEPMVHRDIKPSNILLDRNYVSKISDVGLARLVPGAMANTMTQYHMTAAAGTFCYIDPEYQQTGMLGVKSDVYSLGVLLLQIITAKSPMGLAMQVEDAIEGGTFPMILDQTITDWPLEETLSLAKLALKCCELRKRDRPDLASDILPELVRLNNLGLENGTGKMVNATAALQKQQPEEIEIGSPPSREQMRNKPNVEIPLRSM; encoded by the exons ATGATCCTGCACGACATCGATATTCCGAGCGCGCTCGTGGATTATGTCATCACCCACTCCATCAGCCATCTCGTCATTGGCCATTCCAGCCGAAATTCGCTCTTGAG GAAATTCTCAGCTTCCGACGTGGGAAAGATCTTACTTAAATCTGCGCCCGATTCTTGTTCTGTATACATTGTGGCAAAAGATAAACTCCAAGCAGTTCGACATGCGAAGACAGCATCTCAATCCACCTGTTCTGCTGTGTCTACACCAAATTCAAGTTCGAGTGACCCAACCAACACTTTACTGTTAGGAGTTCCACGCTCACCTGTTCAAACAGTCGTACCTGACACATATGATGTTACTAG AAGCTCATCTAGCATTGGAAGTTGGATAAGCATGGGCTCAGATAGTTTGTGCTCAGGGAAAAGCAGTGATTCAATGCCGCTTGGCTCGTACAACTGGCAGAACACTGGTTTGCCCATGGCCATGAGGCCAACGGAGTCATACATTTCGAAGAGCTCGCATTCCAGTTCCTCGGAGCTCAGTGATTTTTCACTCTCACTCAGCTTCCAGTCGAGTGATATGTCCTTTGGAACTTCTTCTTCGTCGGGGCATTCCTGTGCCTTCCTTTCCTCACAAGTCTCG GGCAACATGGAAGCTGAAATGGCAAAATTGCAGCTCGAATTTAAAGAGTCCTTATCGGTCTACAATACGGCCTGTCAAGATGCTGCAACTGCAGCACAGAAG GCAAGTGATGTTCAACGGATGAAGATGTCACAACTTCGAAGCTCGGAGGAAGGCAGGCCTCCTAAAGAGAATATGTGGTCTACTTCGACAGATATcgagatgatgaagaagaggaacaGCCTCATGGGAAATGAGATGGTTCCTAAAGCAGGACATGAAATCGATGGCGACCGGAGATACAGTGCACCAGCATACAACAAGAACAGTGAATTGCAACGGAAAAAGCAAGGACCAGGGCCTTCGCCGAGGATCAATGTTTGTTATCGAAGGTACACAGTTGATCAGATCGAAGAGGCCACAGATCATTTCTCGAGTTCCCAGAAGATCGGCGAAGGAGGGTATGGCCCAGTCTATAAGGGCACTCTAGATCACACGCCGGTCGCTATCAAGGCCCTGAGAGCCAATGTATCGCAGGGTATTAAACAGTTCCACCAAGAG ATTGAGGTGCTAAGTTGCATGCGGCACCCTAACATGGTAATACTTGTTGGGGCCTGCCCCGAATACGGGTGCCTCGTATACGAGTACTTGGACAATGGAAACCTGGAGGACAGGCTTTTTTGTAAGGACGGGACACCACCGATCCCCTGGCAGACCCGCTTCAAGATTGCCGCAGAGATCGCCACGTGCCTTGCCTTCCTGCATCATACCAAGCCCGAACCCATGGTCCACCGGGACATCAAGCCCTCCAACATCCTCCTGGACCGGAACTACGTGAGCAAGATCAGTGATGTTGGCCTAGCCCGACTTGTCCCCGGGGCCATGGCCAACACAATGACTCAGTACCACATGACAGCAGCGGCAGGAACCTTCTGCTACATCGACCCTGAGTACCAGCAAACAGGAATGCTAGGTGTGAAGTCCGACGTATACTCGCTTGGGGTGTTGCTGCTGCAGATCATCACAGCTAAGTCCCCGATGGGGCTGGCCATGCAAGTCGAGGATGCTATTGAGGGTGGCACATTTCCGATGATCCTCGACCAGACGATCACGGACTGGCCTCTCGAAGAGACCCTGTCCCTGGCCAAGCTCGCATTAAAATGTTGCGAGCTCCGGAAGAGGGATAGGCCTGATCTTGCCTCAGATATACTACCCGAGCTCGTCAGGCTCAACAACCTCGGACTAGAGAATGGCACAGGAAAAATGGTGAATGCCACTGCAGCATTGCAGAAGCAGCAGCCCGAGGAGATAGAAATTGGATCACCGCCAAGTCGG GAACAAATGAGAAACAAACCTAACGTGGAAATTCCGCTCAGATCAATgtga
- the LOC116210188 gene encoding U-box domain-containing protein 51-like isoform X2, with the protein MSYLSPKGAIGVHEGPVETAIAVDTDKNSQSAMKWAVENLLKKNPNCVLIHVMTQSMRPNEADFVPKEGRPPTEAELKQFFLPFRGYCARKGIFAKEMILHDIDIPSALVDYVITHSISHLVIGHSSRNSLLRKFSASDVGKILLKSAPDSCSVYIVAKDKLQAVRHAKTASQSTCSAVSTPNSSSSDPTNTLLLGVPRSPVQTVVPDTYDVTRSSSSIGSWISMGSDSLCSGKSSDSMPLGSYNWQNTGLPMAMRPTESYISKSSHSSSSELSDFSLSLSFQSSDMSFGTSSSSGHSCAFLSSQVSGNMEAEMAKLQLEFKESLSVYNTACQDAATAAQKASDVQRMKMSQLRSSEEGRPPKENMWSTSTDIEMMKKRNSLMGNEMVPKAGHEIDGDRRYSAPAYNKNSELQRKKQGPGPSPRINVCYRRYTVDQIEEATDHFSSSQKIGEGGYGPVYKGTLDHTPVAIKALRANVSQGIKQFHQEIEVLSCMRHPNMVILVGACPEYGCLVYEYLDNGNLEDRLFCKDGTPPIPWQTRFKIAAEIATCLAFLHHTKPEPMVHRDIKPSNILLDRNYVSKISDVGLARLVPGAMANTMTQYHMTAAAGTFCYIDPEYQQTGMLGVKSDVYSLGVLLLQIITAKSPMGLAMQVEDAIEGGTFPMILDQTITDWPLEETLSLAKLALKCCELRKRDRPDLASDILPELVRLNNLGLENGTGKMVNATAALQKQQPEEIEIGSPPSRINVRRRRWHQRFKSTASGWNLKRSFKKPRVHSTANRKQPPEKPDQVVIEGCWSFVSCSKPAPQLSKFKSFS; encoded by the exons ATGTCATACCTCTCACCAAAAGGTGCAATCGGGGTGCATGAAGGCCCGGTGGAGACGGCCATTGCTGTTGACACGGACAAGAACAGCCAATCAGCTATGAAATGGGCAGTGGAAAATCTCCTCAAGAAGAATCCTAATTGTGTCCTTATCCATGTCATGACCCAGAGCATGCGTCCAA ATGAAGCTGATTTTGTCCCGAAAGAGGGCCGCCCGCCAACTGAAGCTGAACTCAAGCAGTTCTTCCTCCCGTTCCGAGGATATTGTGCTCGAAAAGGG ATTTTTGCCAAGGAAATGATCCTGCACGACATCGATATTCCGAGCGCGCTCGTGGATTATGTCATCACCCACTCCATCAGCCATCTCGTCATTGGCCATTCCAGCCGAAATTCGCTCTTGAG GAAATTCTCAGCTTCCGACGTGGGAAAGATCTTACTTAAATCTGCGCCCGATTCTTGTTCTGTATACATTGTGGCAAAAGATAAACTCCAAGCAGTTCGACATGCGAAGACAGCATCTCAATCCACCTGTTCTGCTGTGTCTACACCAAATTCAAGTTCGAGTGACCCAACCAACACTTTACTGTTAGGAGTTCCACGCTCACCTGTTCAAACAGTCGTACCTGACACATATGATGTTACTAG AAGCTCATCTAGCATTGGAAGTTGGATAAGCATGGGCTCAGATAGTTTGTGCTCAGGGAAAAGCAGTGATTCAATGCCGCTTGGCTCGTACAACTGGCAGAACACTGGTTTGCCCATGGCCATGAGGCCAACGGAGTCATACATTTCGAAGAGCTCGCATTCCAGTTCCTCGGAGCTCAGTGATTTTTCACTCTCACTCAGCTTCCAGTCGAGTGATATGTCCTTTGGAACTTCTTCTTCGTCGGGGCATTCCTGTGCCTTCCTTTCCTCACAAGTCTCG GGCAACATGGAAGCTGAAATGGCAAAATTGCAGCTCGAATTTAAAGAGTCCTTATCGGTCTACAATACGGCCTGTCAAGATGCTGCAACTGCAGCACAGAAG GCAAGTGATGTTCAACGGATGAAGATGTCACAACTTCGAAGCTCGGAGGAAGGCAGGCCTCCTAAAGAGAATATGTGGTCTACTTCGACAGATATcgagatgatgaagaagaggaacaGCCTCATGGGAAATGAGATGGTTCCTAAAGCAGGACATGAAATCGATGGCGACCGGAGATACAGTGCACCAGCATACAACAAGAACAGTGAATTGCAACGGAAAAAGCAAGGACCAGGGCCTTCGCCGAGGATCAATGTTTGTTATCGAAGGTACACAGTTGATCAGATCGAAGAGGCCACAGATCATTTCTCGAGTTCCCAGAAGATCGGCGAAGGAGGGTATGGCCCAGTCTATAAGGGCACTCTAGATCACACGCCGGTCGCTATCAAGGCCCTGAGAGCCAATGTATCGCAGGGTATTAAACAGTTCCACCAAGAG ATTGAGGTGCTAAGTTGCATGCGGCACCCTAACATGGTAATACTTGTTGGGGCCTGCCCCGAATACGGGTGCCTCGTATACGAGTACTTGGACAATGGAAACCTGGAGGACAGGCTTTTTTGTAAGGACGGGACACCACCGATCCCCTGGCAGACCCGCTTCAAGATTGCCGCAGAGATCGCCACGTGCCTTGCCTTCCTGCATCATACCAAGCCCGAACCCATGGTCCACCGGGACATCAAGCCCTCCAACATCCTCCTGGACCGGAACTACGTGAGCAAGATCAGTGATGTTGGCCTAGCCCGACTTGTCCCCGGGGCCATGGCCAACACAATGACTCAGTACCACATGACAGCAGCGGCAGGAACCTTCTGCTACATCGACCCTGAGTACCAGCAAACAGGAATGCTAGGTGTGAAGTCCGACGTATACTCGCTTGGGGTGTTGCTGCTGCAGATCATCACAGCTAAGTCCCCGATGGGGCTGGCCATGCAAGTCGAGGATGCTATTGAGGGTGGCACATTTCCGATGATCCTCGACCAGACGATCACGGACTGGCCTCTCGAAGAGACCCTGTCCCTGGCCAAGCTCGCATTAAAATGTTGCGAGCTCCGGAAGAGGGATAGGCCTGATCTTGCCTCAGATATACTACCCGAGCTCGTCAGGCTCAACAACCTCGGACTAGAGAATGGCACAGGAAAAATGGTGAATGCCACTGCAGCATTGCAGAAGCAGCAGCCCGAGGAGATAGAAATTGGATCACCGCCAAGTCGG ATCAATgtgagaagaagaaggtggCATCAGCGGTTTAAGTCAACAGCCAGTGGCTGGAACCTGAAGCGTAGCTTTAAGAAACCACGAGTTCACTCCACGGCTAACCGGAAACAACCGCCTGAGAAACCAGACCAGGTTGTCATCGAAGGATGTTGGTCATTTGTAAGCTGTTCCAAACCGGCCCCCCAGCTGAGTAAGTTCAAGTCCTTCTCGTAA